DNA from Osmerus mordax isolate fOsmMor3 chromosome 2, fOsmMor3.pri, whole genome shotgun sequence:
CCATCAAGCCAAAAGAACACTCACCAGGGTCAGGGTTTACGCCAGTAGTATATTTTACCTGCGATTACTCAATCTACAACTAGTTGGAACCTAACTGTCCCACATGCTCATTAATAGGGAGTCTCAGACTCGGAACAGCATGTCAGCCCTCCTGATATGTAGGGTTAGGATGGGTGGGGGTAGCTTGGGCCTCACCATCCATTAGGGGCTTCTCAAGCATGTCCACGGGGCTaccctggaggaggaacactTCCACTCTTGGAAATATTGCAGACAGCCCTACTATGTCCAGGTAGTCCTGGAAAAAAATCCACATTCAcccaaataataatatataaaatTCCTTATCAGCAGGCCCAAACATAATACGCAgatttttttcacattttctgCGGTTATTCAGACTGAAAATCTGCGGAAGTCCGCTAGCCTTCCTGTTCTTATGTCGGAGCGACCGAACATGTTTCACAACAGTTTGACGCCGAATATGGTCGATTGATGCTGACAGActttgcaaaaaagtattgatccatcctcataaagatctcctgaaaactccctggccctgtctctTGCTGTAATTTTGGTCGATAAGTGCTTCCTTTTCAATTTTTAGCATTTTTGGCTAACGTTTTAATAACAGAGACGTAATATGAGttgaaaaatgtatttacattttgccTCAGACCAATGATTTCTACTTGAACATTTTCGTCGGAATTCTGCGCCCGCGTATTCCATTTGGGCCTGCTTATCAGTATGTCAACAAAGTAAATTGTATTCAAGGTAAAACAGATACCTCCAGCTGAGGTAGAGGCTTAGGCAGATGTTCAAGGAAATGGAGCATCTGGTCAattatgtcacttcctgtgtggtcAGAGCAAACAGCATCACACTGTCAGCTGGACAGGAAACATGACACTTCTGACAAGACATCCCCCAGCTGTCAGTTCCAGAAACATCACTGGAAGATTGAGGAAGACGAGTTGAGGAAAGAGAAGATGAACAAATGGTAAGAGGGATGAAGACACTCACCCTGAACCTGGAATGTTTCTGACTCCTCTGGGCTGCAGTCTTGCCTTAGCTGCTCCTGGAACTACAAAGAGAGTAAAACACGTTCCGACTGTGCAGGATACATGACGCAGCCAGGTGCGCAAAGCAAAGAGTTGTTACTTTAAgtcagggttctccaatcctggtcctcgagggatgctgtcctgcatgttttagatgtttccctgctccggcacacctgattcaaatgaatggtccacattgataacaacccattcatttgaaacaggtgtgccagagcagggaaacatctaaaacatgcaggacagcggccctcgaggaccaaGATTGGAGAACCCTGCTGTAATGCTGGGTACACGCCACAAGATAATCGGGCTGATTTTGGGCCGATTTCCCCCTTCCAACAATGTCCCGACAAGCCTAGGTATTGTCCCGATTATCTACAGATTATTTGATCAGATTTTCccttggtgtgtggtgtgttaaaggtgacatgacatgaaaacttcactttaggaggttattttcgatcggtgtaaaccaagccctgggtgttcttctccgcctttcagaaaatgaaagctcaattgctctgtttgaaaatctcctctttgtgacgtaacaaagagtCGGAAGGttacctcacctctctctgctttgcccgcccagagaatctggcccgcccataagaaactgagctacgaccgtgcaagtgtttttatcctcgagagacatggctcgcaaacgaacgaagcattacatttgctcagtttggatgtacaaaggaaaacaaaaatatttttacagtttcttcatccgagcctctgaagacccagtatcttaattgtattttctctggaaatgcgcctacacaacttctgttgtagggttacacttctttgttatttggataaccgttctgctgttggtgttatggcgcgcgcgatatccgcctttcccttcattgaaatgactgagtgtgtacctctgcaaaccagggttatcagatgagaatgggaaaattcgaggcatcttacagcaacggggctacagccattgcgatacatccattgtaaacattagcgcatggtgccgcccctctgctcctcattagcatttaaagctacagacaccaaaacagcacaTTCTGaagaaagctccttgtgggactgctagtagtggctgtaattctgcaccaaggctgaatttcgggaaagagacttctgatacagtattaggggaccactaaggcctatataaaagcatccaaaaacagcatgtcatgtctcctttaagaGTGACCGAACTTGCTCAGAAGAACGTCAGAGACGCCCCGATCGCGAATTGTAAATATTGAATATTTACGATCCGAAatcctgatgtgtggggggaaccccgaggacaaacaccacacactatagTAGCAAAACAGTCCAATCTAGGATTTttttgtcctcatgtttgtggtctctcacattttaAAAATCTTAAAtgatgtaaaaaatattttgtgtgtacccagcataagTCAACCTTACCTGGTGTACCTGTGCTCTGATGAGCAGGTCCAGCTGTCCACAGAGACACAACATCTCAAGACCCACCTGCTGCGGGCTGAGCTGGACCGGCACCAAAGGCCTCTTCACGTGCAGCTCAACTGACCAGAAAAACAGAACCACACCTCAAGCCACAGATAAAACATTCTTTCCCCGCcatctcccctccacaacaAATCCCATGGCATCCACCTTGACCTATTACTCTAATTCAGCCAGGTAATGAGGAAGGAAAAGATTGGGTTGTAATGAAACCGATGCACAAATGGACAAtgtcaaaatgacattgtgcatTTACAAAGTAACTTCAATACAGCCAACTGTCCATATTTAATTGTCATCGTTTGCATGACTGGAATATACGACCATCAAGTAAGGATGAGTTTACCTTTGAATTTCTCATCGTAAGCGCACGGATGACAGAGCGGCTTGCAGACGCTAACTGCTGCCATGTGTTACATTCCAGTTACCGATTTCCTTCACAAACCGAATACGATTATATGTTATATGCCAAAATATAAACTAACATATTTTTTTAACTAGTCAAATGAATCACACCCGCTTGGTGAACGAAAGGATTCTCTCACAACATccaattaaatatatttttgatcAACGCGTTCACGTTTGGGGTGCATTCAAGAAGTCCAAGAGGAAAATTATGCTTAAAGCATTACGCACAAAACTGGGATGGCAAAGAAAAACATAAATAATTTCAAATGGGGTGTAGATTAAAGAATGGCTTTCCTTTTCAATGTAGAGAAACGAGTCGCCCGCGACACGCCCATGGTGTTCCATTCTTGcggtcctttttttcttttcttttttcattcttGCGGTCCTGAACCTCCATCCGGCATTTGGTATGACGTCACTGTTTTATGGCAATCCGTTTTATCATTTAACCAATGAATTCTTgatatcaacaattcgaatttttgatatcaacaattcgaatttttgatatcaagaattgcattttgCATATCAAGAATTCAATTCTGGATATCAACAATGATCCGGACCAACAATGTATGCTAATgagtccgtgtaccttgtggcc
Protein-coding regions in this window:
- the si:ch211-218d20.15 gene encoding uncharacterized protein si:ch211-218d20.15 isoform X1, producing the protein MAAVSVCKPLCHPCAYDEKFKVELHVKRPLVPVQLSPQQVGLEMLCLCGQLDLLIRAQVHQFQEQLRQDCSPEESETFQVQGSDIIDQMLHFLEHLPKPLPQLEDYLDIVGLSAIFPRVEVFLLQGSPVDMLEKPLMDEYYCHISRLNQLLVLSQQLQEDIKHLGSHKYITHQLSVIYQVISSFKGIQPLWVLKKDIEMNFKQLKLSLVTEEGSRQEPQLSAHYISWILEVMETITSTVSSLPEELMEDLNPALTFISQLSS
- the si:ch211-218d20.15 gene encoding uncharacterized protein si:ch211-218d20.15 isoform X2, which translates into the protein MAAVSVCKPLCHPCAYDEKFKVELHVKRPLVPVQLSPQQVGLEMLCLCGQLDLLIRAQFQEQLRQDCSPEESETFQVQGSDIIDQMLHFLEHLPKPLPQLEDYLDIVGLSAIFPRVEVFLLQGSPVDMLEKPLMDEYYCHISRLNQLLVLSQQLQEDIKHLGSHKYITHQLSVIYQVISSFKGIQPLWVLKKDIEMNFKQLKLSLVTEEGSRQEPQLSAHYISWILEVMETITSTVSSLPEELMEDLNPALTFISQLSS